From the Bacteroidia bacterium genome, one window contains:
- a CDS encoding PIN domain-containing protein: MRVLIDTCVWSSVLRRRKPDQEMTALVTDLIVDGRAVLIGPVVQEILSGVRDEKQFAVLLKHLAPFEDIPLNRWHFEKAAEFCNICRSHGIQGSTIDFLICAVAHMEGLLILTTDKDFTLFAERLPVTMYR; the protein is encoded by the coding sequence ATGAGAGTGCTGATCGATACCTGTGTCTGGTCGAGCGTGCTACGCCGTCGCAAACCCGACCAGGAGATGACGGCGCTTGTGACCGACCTGATCGTTGACGGCCGCGCGGTGCTCATCGGGCCGGTAGTTCAGGAGATACTCTCCGGGGTTCGCGATGAAAAACAGTTTGCGGTATTGCTGAAGCATCTCGCACCGTTCGAGGACATTCCATTGAACCGATGGCATTTCGAAAAAGCGGCGGAGTTTTGCAACATCTGCCGAAGCCATGGGATTCAGGGCTCGACTATCGATTTCCTCATCTGCGCGGTGGCGCACATGGAGGGCCTTCTCATTCTGACCACGGACAAGGACTTCACGCTCTTCGCCGAGCGTCTGCCGGTCACAATGTATCGGTGA
- a CDS encoding adenosylhomocysteinase, translating to MAKAAKNYKVKDLKLAAEGRKKIEWSESRMPVLMALRAKYSKTKPLKGFRIAGCLHVTKETAVLVETLVAAGAEVSWSGCNPLSTNDEVAAALAANGVSIYAWHGMNVKEFYWAIERTLDFKPNLTLDDGADLIFTIHNKHQKLIPYILGGTEETTTGVQRLRAMADAGELKYPIIAVNDAETKWDFDNVYGTGQSTLDGILRATSILFAGKNVVIAGYGHCGKGVASRAKGLGANTIVTEIKPTAALKATLEGHEVMTMDQAAKIGDVFITATGVKDVIRERHFAAMKDGAIVCNTGHYDCEINIPELEKLAKSKRTIRANNEEYVIKKSGNRIYLLAQGRLVNLAAAEGHPSEVMDMSFANQFLSQVRLAELARKGKRLDLGVHDIPESQDQDIAKLKLATMGHKIDKLTPEQVAYMNDYSAGT from the coding sequence ATGGCAAAAGCCGCAAAGAACTACAAAGTAAAGGACCTGAAGCTCGCCGCCGAAGGCCGCAAGAAAATCGAATGGTCGGAAAGCCGCATGCCCGTGCTCATGGCGCTGCGCGCGAAATACAGCAAGACCAAGCCGCTGAAGGGTTTCCGTATCGCGGGCTGTCTGCACGTGACCAAGGAAACCGCCGTGTTGGTCGAGACGCTCGTTGCCGCCGGCGCGGAAGTAAGCTGGAGCGGATGCAATCCCCTTTCCACCAACGATGAAGTCGCAGCCGCCCTCGCCGCCAACGGCGTTTCCATTTACGCCTGGCACGGCATGAATGTGAAGGAATTTTACTGGGCCATCGAGCGCACCCTGGACTTCAAGCCCAACCTGACGCTCGATGATGGTGCCGACCTCATTTTCACCATCCACAACAAGCATCAGAAGCTCATTCCCTACATTCTCGGCGGCACCGAGGAAACCACCACCGGTGTGCAACGCCTTCGCGCCATGGCAGACGCCGGCGAGCTGAAGTACCCGATCATCGCCGTCAACGACGCCGAGACGAAGTGGGACTTCGACAACGTGTACGGTACGGGTCAGAGCACGCTGGACGGTATTCTCCGCGCGACCAGCATACTGTTTGCGGGTAAGAATGTCGTGATCGCCGGTTACGGCCACTGCGGCAAGGGCGTCGCCAGTCGCGCCAAGGGTCTCGGCGCTAACACCATCGTCACCGAAATCAAGCCCACGGCAGCGCTCAAGGCCACGCTGGAAGGCCACGAAGTCATGACCATGGATCAGGCCGCGAAAATCGGCGACGTGTTCATCACCGCCACCGGCGTGAAGGATGTGATCCGCGAACGTCATTTCGCGGCGATGAAGGACGGCGCAATCGTGTGCAACACCGGCCACTACGATTGCGAGATCAACATTCCCGAATTGGAAAAACTGGCCAAGAGCAAGCGCACCATCCGCGCGAACAACGAGGAATACGTGATCAAGAAGAGCGGCAACCGCATCTATCTGCTCGCGCAGGGACGTCTTGTGAATCTCGCCGCGGCCGAGGGTCATCCTTCGGAAGTGATGGACATGAGCTTCGCGAACCAATTCCTTTCGCAGGTTCGTCTTGCCGAGCTCGCCCGCAAGGGCAAGCGCCTCGATCTGGGCGTGCACGATATTCCGGAGTCGCAGGATCAGGACATCGCCAAGCTGAAGCTCGCCACCATGGGCCACAAAATCGACAAGCTCACCCCGGAGCAGGTCGCCTACATGAACGACTACAGCGCCGGTACGTAA